The following are encoded together in the Lactuca sativa cultivar Salinas chromosome 1, Lsat_Salinas_v11, whole genome shotgun sequence genome:
- the LOC111906515 gene encoding egg cell-secreted protein 1.2, protein MSTIKVLLISLLLLSFLVTTEVGSTALKMHVIKPGEGLVARLQGEKDGGLMDCWNALLELKSCTNEIILFFLNGDSYLTMECCRAIRVITYGCWPSMLTSLGFTSEEGDILKGYCGGSPLPQPVMLEGLHV, encoded by the coding sequence ATGTCTACTATAAAGGTTCTTCTTATCTCACTACTTCTACTATCATTCCTTGTTACTACCGAAGTTGGTTCAACAGCTCTGAAAATGCATGTGATCAAGCCTGGCGAAGGTCTGGTCGCAAGACTTCAGGGAGAAAAGGATGGAGGGCTAATGGACTGTTGGAATGCATTATTAGAGTTGAAATCCTGCACGAATGAAATCATACTTTTCTTTCTTAACGGAGACAGCTACTTGACAATGGAGTGTTGCAGAGCCATTCGTGTCATCACTTATGGGTGCTGGCCTTCAATGCTTACTTCTCTTGGCTTCACGTCTGAAGAAGGTGATATTCTTAAAGGTTATTGTGGTGGCTCGCCTCTGCCACAACCTGTTATGCTTGAAGGTCTACATGTATGA